A portion of the Lolium rigidum isolate FL_2022 chromosome 1, APGP_CSIRO_Lrig_0.1, whole genome shotgun sequence genome contains these proteins:
- the LOC124684498 gene encoding MADS-box transcription factor 29-like, translating into MGRGKVVVKRIENKVNRQVTFSKRRGGLLKKAHELAVLCDAHVGVIVFSARGKLFEYCSPLTSWSELIQRYDSMSNAQHQETNHDDDQQMSVEIARLRRECDQLKANIRRQTGEDLASVNKDELDNLQKQLESALGKVRDRKDELLNQQLDESRRKVHILEDHNRRLRQMINEGGHHRSSVEAPLVAAVDMASPATAFGGFFPEVEE; encoded by the exons CGGCAGGTGACCTTCAGCAAGCGTCGCGGTGGGCTGCTGAAGAAGGCGCACGAGCTTGCCGTGCTCTGCGACGCGCACGTCGGCGTCATCGTCTTCTCCGCCCGTGGCAAGCTCTTCGAATACTGCAGCCCACTTACCAG CTGGAGTGAGCTAATTCAACGTTACGACAGCATGAGCAATGCCCAGCACCAGGAGACAAATCATGATGATGATCAG CAAATGTCTGTGGAGATCGCAAGGCTGAGGCGTGAGTGTGACCAACTCAAGGCCAACATAAGGAGGCAGACCGGAGAAGACCTTGCATCCGTCAATAAAGATGAGCTTGACAATCTGCAGaagcagctcgagtctgcactagGCAAAGTCCGTGACAGGAAA GATGAGCTACTGAACCAGCAGCTGGACGAATCACGGCGCAAG GTGCACATCTTGGAGGACCATAACCGTCGCCTGCGCCAAATG ATCAACGAAGGCGGGCACCATCGTTCTTCCGTGGAGGCACCGTTGGTGGCTGCAGTGGATATGGCGTCACCAGCGACAGCTTTCGGGGGCTTCTTCCCGGAGGTAGAGGAGTAG